Proteins encoded within one genomic window of Eurosta solidaginis isolate ZX-2024a chromosome 1, ASM4086904v1, whole genome shotgun sequence:
- the mino gene encoding glycerol-3-phosphate acyltransferase 1, mitochondrial isoform X2 has product MSDEVFRARGWFEETKPSNALTHAQGTNNMLELTPHAGRQPYQSMFDWGVYFPFIAQCLRIKQFEYPQVSSAVEEDAMVQHAIKQAAEQLFREQRVETQKTFKVNGETMRDTDEDGKNYQEILTNQERRAKSILMNMRSTLNHYLIMLTSWLLYKLLPCFLSGVVTHTRQIETLKRASERAPGIPLIFLPLHRSHLDYIMVTFILTNNDIRSPLVAAGDNLQIPIFGGLLRGLGAFFIKRKIDPVIGKKDILYRAILQQYLQHALKMSHNVEFFIEGGRTRTGKPCMPKGGILSVIVNAFMDRSIPDALLVPVSVNYERLVDGNFVREQKGEKKVPESFWKAMAGIWKTLHSKYGLMRIDFNEPYSIKELVQSFNKIVTDNNSHFKVYKPAERTLQHNQSTSSLYGTDVICEEHRTLIDSISREVVYDCAAATSVMSTNALAFLMLTRFRNGGEVNDIAKALDALRDRLKGRKDMAFAGDSLHIVNYSRDLLGEALITRTQNESGQIYLQPVQSIESLIELSYYSNMLTPYFALQSLLMITFHEMLPKPVENKKELDPDNLPGVPRKNLVDAALANCDVLRYEFILHKPTQVLNNLVEISLDELIMHGFIKLPEIKEEPESMAESRKLARNIAAYLDDDTDDSEYATFGQDDEPYNNHYDEKADIFLACETLAEQKALCEVLSPFCHTYLSVAQSISILYKNSMLESEFIKFVINDITSKVKSGACPYAESVSTDSVRNCLKLLEKWSVLEICNDHGLRLLSLGTLYETSKESVKTIVARIAKLVPLKTGHLPF; this is encoded by the exons ATGTCGGACGAGGTATTTCGTGCTCGTGGATGGTTTGAG gaAACAAAACCATCAAATGCACTAACCCACGCGCAAGGTACAAACAACATGTTGGAGCTAACGCCTCATGCCGGCCGGCAACCGTATCAATCAATGTTTGATTGGGGTGTCTATTTTCCATTTATTGCACAATGTTTGCGCATAAAACAGTTTGAATATCcacag GTATCCAGTGCTGTTGAAGAAGATGCCATGGTACAACATGCAATTAAGCAAGCAGCTGAGCAATTATTTCGTGAACAAAGAGTTGAGACACAAAAAACGTTTAAGGTGAATGGTGAAACAATGAGAGATACAGATGAAGATGGAAAAAATTATCAAGAAATACTTACAAACCAGGAGCGACGCGCTAAAAGTATTTTAATGAATATGCGCTCAACATTAAATCATTATTTGATAATGTTAACATCATGGCTACTCTACAAACTTTTGCCATGTTTTTTATCTGGCGTCGTTACACATACGAGACAAATAGAAACATTGAAAAGGGCTTCCGAGCGAGCACCCGGCATACCACTGATATTTTTACCGTTACATCGTAGTCATCTGGACTATATTATGGTTACATTCATTTTAACAAATAATGATATACGCAGTCCATTAGTTGCTGCTGGTGATAATTTGCAAATACCGATTTTTGGTGGACTTTTACGTGGATTGGGTGCATTCTTTATCAAACGAAAAATAGATCCCGTTATTGgtaaaaaagatattttatatcGCGCAATATTGCAACAGTACTTGCAGCATGCATTAAAGATGTCGCACAATGTTGAATTCTTTATTGAGGGTGGACGTACACGTACCGGAAAACCCTGTATGCCTAAAGGTGGAATATTATCGGTGATTGTAAATGCATTTATGGATCGTAGTATACCGGATGCACTATTGGTACCTGTTTCAGTCAATTATGAACGTCTAGTTGACGGAAATTTTGTGCGTGAACAAAAAGGTGAAAAGAAGGTACCAGAGTCATTTTGGAAAGCAATGGCAGGAATTTGGAAG ACTTTGCATTCAAAATACGGACTTATGCGTATCGACTTTAACGAACCTTACTCTATTAAGGAACTTGtccaatcatttaataaaattgttACAGATAATAATAGTCATTTTAAAGTATACAAACCCGCCGAAAG aaCCTTACAACATAATCAATCAACCTCATCGTTATATGGTACTGACGTGATATGCGAAGAACATCGTACACTTATTGATAGTATTTCACGTGAAGTTGTATATGATTGTGCAGCCGCCACATCTGTAATGTCAACAAATGCGCTGGCGTTTTTAATGTTGACTCGTTTTCGTAATGGCGGTGAGGTTAACGATATTGCGAAAGCATTAGATGCGTTACGTGATCGATTAAAAGGACGCAAAGATATGGCATTTGCTGGTGACTCTCTACACATCGTAAACTACTCAAGGGATTTACTGGGCGAAG CATTAATTACAAGAACACAAAACGAAAGTGGACAAATATACCTACAACCAGTGCAAAGTATCGAAAGTCTAATTGAGTTGTCGTACTATTCAAATATGCTTACGCCATATTTTGCATTACAATCATTGCTGATGATAACGTTTCATGAAATGTTACCAAAGCCAGTGGAGAATAAAAAG GAATTGGACCCAGACAATTTACCGGGAGTTCCAAGAAAAAATTTAGTTGATGCTGCATTGGCCAACTGTGATGTACTGCGTTATGAATTTATTTTGCATAAGCCAACTCAGGTGCTTAACAATCTTGTTGAAATTTCATTGGATGAATTGATTATGCATGGATTTATAAAATTACCGGAG attAAAGAAGAGCCTGAAAGTATGGCAGAGAGCCGGAAGCTAGCTCGAAATATAGCTGCCTACCTAGACGACGATACAGATGACTCTGAATATGCTACATTTGGACAGGACGACGAACCATACAACAATCATTACGACGAAAAAGCAGACATATTTTTGGCATGCGAAACATTGGCTGAACAAAAAGCATTATGTGAAGTATTGTCCCCATTCTGTCATACATACCTCTCAGTTGCACAATCCATTAGTATTCTTTATAAAAATTCTATGCTCGAAAGTGAATTTATCAAATTCGTCATTAACGACATAACAAGTAAAGTGAAAAGTGGGGCTTGTCCTTATG ccgAAAGCGTCTCAACTGATTCAGTACGAAATTGCTTAAAGCTTTTGGAGAAATGGTCTGTGCTGGAAATTTGTAATGACCACGGTTTACGTTTGCTATCGCTCGGCACACTCTACGAGACATCGAAAGAATCTGTAAAAACAATTGTTGCAAGAATAGCCAAATTGGTGCCATTGAAAACAGGACATCTACCTTTTTAA
- the mino gene encoding glycerol-3-phosphate acyltransferase 1, mitochondrial isoform X1, whose protein sequence is MPKSIFNFVQNTVEMSTIGCVEVASLFLIVYFIYAKTRVSGIISNLFPHLKFNNNYRPSIVKLQNMASVRRNVQSETKPSNALTHAQGTNNMLELTPHAGRQPYQSMFDWGVYFPFIAQCLRIKQFEYPQVSSAVEEDAMVQHAIKQAAEQLFREQRVETQKTFKVNGETMRDTDEDGKNYQEILTNQERRAKSILMNMRSTLNHYLIMLTSWLLYKLLPCFLSGVVTHTRQIETLKRASERAPGIPLIFLPLHRSHLDYIMVTFILTNNDIRSPLVAAGDNLQIPIFGGLLRGLGAFFIKRKIDPVIGKKDILYRAILQQYLQHALKMSHNVEFFIEGGRTRTGKPCMPKGGILSVIVNAFMDRSIPDALLVPVSVNYERLVDGNFVREQKGEKKVPESFWKAMAGIWKTLHSKYGLMRIDFNEPYSIKELVQSFNKIVTDNNSHFKVYKPAERTLQHNQSTSSLYGTDVICEEHRTLIDSISREVVYDCAAATSVMSTNALAFLMLTRFRNGGEVNDIAKALDALRDRLKGRKDMAFAGDSLHIVNYSRDLLGEALITRTQNESGQIYLQPVQSIESLIELSYYSNMLTPYFALQSLLMITFHEMLPKPVENKKELDPDNLPGVPRKNLVDAALANCDVLRYEFILHKPTQVLNNLVEISLDELIMHGFIKLPEIKEEPESMAESRKLARNIAAYLDDDTDDSEYATFGQDDEPYNNHYDEKADIFLACETLAEQKALCEVLSPFCHTYLSVAQSISILYKNSMLESEFIKFVINDITSKVKSGACPYAESVSTDSVRNCLKLLEKWSVLEICNDHGLRLLSLGTLYETSKESVKTIVARIAKLVPLKTGHLPF, encoded by the exons gaAACAAAACCATCAAATGCACTAACCCACGCGCAAGGTACAAACAACATGTTGGAGCTAACGCCTCATGCCGGCCGGCAACCGTATCAATCAATGTTTGATTGGGGTGTCTATTTTCCATTTATTGCACAATGTTTGCGCATAAAACAGTTTGAATATCcacag GTATCCAGTGCTGTTGAAGAAGATGCCATGGTACAACATGCAATTAAGCAAGCAGCTGAGCAATTATTTCGTGAACAAAGAGTTGAGACACAAAAAACGTTTAAGGTGAATGGTGAAACAATGAGAGATACAGATGAAGATGGAAAAAATTATCAAGAAATACTTACAAACCAGGAGCGACGCGCTAAAAGTATTTTAATGAATATGCGCTCAACATTAAATCATTATTTGATAATGTTAACATCATGGCTACTCTACAAACTTTTGCCATGTTTTTTATCTGGCGTCGTTACACATACGAGACAAATAGAAACATTGAAAAGGGCTTCCGAGCGAGCACCCGGCATACCACTGATATTTTTACCGTTACATCGTAGTCATCTGGACTATATTATGGTTACATTCATTTTAACAAATAATGATATACGCAGTCCATTAGTTGCTGCTGGTGATAATTTGCAAATACCGATTTTTGGTGGACTTTTACGTGGATTGGGTGCATTCTTTATCAAACGAAAAATAGATCCCGTTATTGgtaaaaaagatattttatatcGCGCAATATTGCAACAGTACTTGCAGCATGCATTAAAGATGTCGCACAATGTTGAATTCTTTATTGAGGGTGGACGTACACGTACCGGAAAACCCTGTATGCCTAAAGGTGGAATATTATCGGTGATTGTAAATGCATTTATGGATCGTAGTATACCGGATGCACTATTGGTACCTGTTTCAGTCAATTATGAACGTCTAGTTGACGGAAATTTTGTGCGTGAACAAAAAGGTGAAAAGAAGGTACCAGAGTCATTTTGGAAAGCAATGGCAGGAATTTGGAAG ACTTTGCATTCAAAATACGGACTTATGCGTATCGACTTTAACGAACCTTACTCTATTAAGGAACTTGtccaatcatttaataaaattgttACAGATAATAATAGTCATTTTAAAGTATACAAACCCGCCGAAAG aaCCTTACAACATAATCAATCAACCTCATCGTTATATGGTACTGACGTGATATGCGAAGAACATCGTACACTTATTGATAGTATTTCACGTGAAGTTGTATATGATTGTGCAGCCGCCACATCTGTAATGTCAACAAATGCGCTGGCGTTTTTAATGTTGACTCGTTTTCGTAATGGCGGTGAGGTTAACGATATTGCGAAAGCATTAGATGCGTTACGTGATCGATTAAAAGGACGCAAAGATATGGCATTTGCTGGTGACTCTCTACACATCGTAAACTACTCAAGGGATTTACTGGGCGAAG CATTAATTACAAGAACACAAAACGAAAGTGGACAAATATACCTACAACCAGTGCAAAGTATCGAAAGTCTAATTGAGTTGTCGTACTATTCAAATATGCTTACGCCATATTTTGCATTACAATCATTGCTGATGATAACGTTTCATGAAATGTTACCAAAGCCAGTGGAGAATAAAAAG GAATTGGACCCAGACAATTTACCGGGAGTTCCAAGAAAAAATTTAGTTGATGCTGCATTGGCCAACTGTGATGTACTGCGTTATGAATTTATTTTGCATAAGCCAACTCAGGTGCTTAACAATCTTGTTGAAATTTCATTGGATGAATTGATTATGCATGGATTTATAAAATTACCGGAG attAAAGAAGAGCCTGAAAGTATGGCAGAGAGCCGGAAGCTAGCTCGAAATATAGCTGCCTACCTAGACGACGATACAGATGACTCTGAATATGCTACATTTGGACAGGACGACGAACCATACAACAATCATTACGACGAAAAAGCAGACATATTTTTGGCATGCGAAACATTGGCTGAACAAAAAGCATTATGTGAAGTATTGTCCCCATTCTGTCATACATACCTCTCAGTTGCACAATCCATTAGTATTCTTTATAAAAATTCTATGCTCGAAAGTGAATTTATCAAATTCGTCATTAACGACATAACAAGTAAAGTGAAAAGTGGGGCTTGTCCTTATG ccgAAAGCGTCTCAACTGATTCAGTACGAAATTGCTTAAAGCTTTTGGAGAAATGGTCTGTGCTGGAAATTTGTAATGACCACGGTTTACGTTTGCTATCGCTCGGCACACTCTACGAGACATCGAAAGAATCTGTAAAAACAATTGTTGCAAGAATAGCCAAATTGGTGCCATTGAAAACAGGACATCTACCTTTTTAA
- the mino gene encoding glycerol-3-phosphate acyltransferase 1, mitochondrial isoform X3, translating into MLELTPHAGRQPYQSMFDWGVYFPFIAQCLRIKQFEYPQVSSAVEEDAMVQHAIKQAAEQLFREQRVETQKTFKVNGETMRDTDEDGKNYQEILTNQERRAKSILMNMRSTLNHYLIMLTSWLLYKLLPCFLSGVVTHTRQIETLKRASERAPGIPLIFLPLHRSHLDYIMVTFILTNNDIRSPLVAAGDNLQIPIFGGLLRGLGAFFIKRKIDPVIGKKDILYRAILQQYLQHALKMSHNVEFFIEGGRTRTGKPCMPKGGILSVIVNAFMDRSIPDALLVPVSVNYERLVDGNFVREQKGEKKVPESFWKAMAGIWKTLHSKYGLMRIDFNEPYSIKELVQSFNKIVTDNNSHFKVYKPAERTLQHNQSTSSLYGTDVICEEHRTLIDSISREVVYDCAAATSVMSTNALAFLMLTRFRNGGEVNDIAKALDALRDRLKGRKDMAFAGDSLHIVNYSRDLLGEALITRTQNESGQIYLQPVQSIESLIELSYYSNMLTPYFALQSLLMITFHEMLPKPVENKKELDPDNLPGVPRKNLVDAALANCDVLRYEFILHKPTQVLNNLVEISLDELIMHGFIKLPEIKEEPESMAESRKLARNIAAYLDDDTDDSEYATFGQDDEPYNNHYDEKADIFLACETLAEQKALCEVLSPFCHTYLSVAQSISILYKNSMLESEFIKFVINDITSKVKSGACPYAESVSTDSVRNCLKLLEKWSVLEICNDHGLRLLSLGTLYETSKESVKTIVARIAKLVPLKTGHLPF; encoded by the exons ATGTTGGAGCTAACGCCTCATGCCGGCCGGCAACCGTATCAATCAATGTTTGATTGGGGTGTCTATTTTCCATTTATTGCACAATGTTTGCGCATAAAACAGTTTGAATATCcacag GTATCCAGTGCTGTTGAAGAAGATGCCATGGTACAACATGCAATTAAGCAAGCAGCTGAGCAATTATTTCGTGAACAAAGAGTTGAGACACAAAAAACGTTTAAGGTGAATGGTGAAACAATGAGAGATACAGATGAAGATGGAAAAAATTATCAAGAAATACTTACAAACCAGGAGCGACGCGCTAAAAGTATTTTAATGAATATGCGCTCAACATTAAATCATTATTTGATAATGTTAACATCATGGCTACTCTACAAACTTTTGCCATGTTTTTTATCTGGCGTCGTTACACATACGAGACAAATAGAAACATTGAAAAGGGCTTCCGAGCGAGCACCCGGCATACCACTGATATTTTTACCGTTACATCGTAGTCATCTGGACTATATTATGGTTACATTCATTTTAACAAATAATGATATACGCAGTCCATTAGTTGCTGCTGGTGATAATTTGCAAATACCGATTTTTGGTGGACTTTTACGTGGATTGGGTGCATTCTTTATCAAACGAAAAATAGATCCCGTTATTGgtaaaaaagatattttatatcGCGCAATATTGCAACAGTACTTGCAGCATGCATTAAAGATGTCGCACAATGTTGAATTCTTTATTGAGGGTGGACGTACACGTACCGGAAAACCCTGTATGCCTAAAGGTGGAATATTATCGGTGATTGTAAATGCATTTATGGATCGTAGTATACCGGATGCACTATTGGTACCTGTTTCAGTCAATTATGAACGTCTAGTTGACGGAAATTTTGTGCGTGAACAAAAAGGTGAAAAGAAGGTACCAGAGTCATTTTGGAAAGCAATGGCAGGAATTTGGAAG ACTTTGCATTCAAAATACGGACTTATGCGTATCGACTTTAACGAACCTTACTCTATTAAGGAACTTGtccaatcatttaataaaattgttACAGATAATAATAGTCATTTTAAAGTATACAAACCCGCCGAAAG aaCCTTACAACATAATCAATCAACCTCATCGTTATATGGTACTGACGTGATATGCGAAGAACATCGTACACTTATTGATAGTATTTCACGTGAAGTTGTATATGATTGTGCAGCCGCCACATCTGTAATGTCAACAAATGCGCTGGCGTTTTTAATGTTGACTCGTTTTCGTAATGGCGGTGAGGTTAACGATATTGCGAAAGCATTAGATGCGTTACGTGATCGATTAAAAGGACGCAAAGATATGGCATTTGCTGGTGACTCTCTACACATCGTAAACTACTCAAGGGATTTACTGGGCGAAG CATTAATTACAAGAACACAAAACGAAAGTGGACAAATATACCTACAACCAGTGCAAAGTATCGAAAGTCTAATTGAGTTGTCGTACTATTCAAATATGCTTACGCCATATTTTGCATTACAATCATTGCTGATGATAACGTTTCATGAAATGTTACCAAAGCCAGTGGAGAATAAAAAG GAATTGGACCCAGACAATTTACCGGGAGTTCCAAGAAAAAATTTAGTTGATGCTGCATTGGCCAACTGTGATGTACTGCGTTATGAATTTATTTTGCATAAGCCAACTCAGGTGCTTAACAATCTTGTTGAAATTTCATTGGATGAATTGATTATGCATGGATTTATAAAATTACCGGAG attAAAGAAGAGCCTGAAAGTATGGCAGAGAGCCGGAAGCTAGCTCGAAATATAGCTGCCTACCTAGACGACGATACAGATGACTCTGAATATGCTACATTTGGACAGGACGACGAACCATACAACAATCATTACGACGAAAAAGCAGACATATTTTTGGCATGCGAAACATTGGCTGAACAAAAAGCATTATGTGAAGTATTGTCCCCATTCTGTCATACATACCTCTCAGTTGCACAATCCATTAGTATTCTTTATAAAAATTCTATGCTCGAAAGTGAATTTATCAAATTCGTCATTAACGACATAACAAGTAAAGTGAAAAGTGGGGCTTGTCCTTATG ccgAAAGCGTCTCAACTGATTCAGTACGAAATTGCTTAAAGCTTTTGGAGAAATGGTCTGTGCTGGAAATTTGTAATGACCACGGTTTACGTTTGCTATCGCTCGGCACACTCTACGAGACATCGAAAGAATCTGTAAAAACAATTGTTGCAAGAATAGCCAAATTGGTGCCATTGAAAACAGGACATCTACCTTTTTAA